The genomic interval CCAGCTGCTGGGGCGCGGGGTGGTGCCGTTCCTGGTGGGCGGGCTGTTCTTCCCGACGGCGCTGCCCTCGCGCTTCGACACCTGGGCGTGGTTCGCGGTGGCGCTGGCGCTGGCGGCCGTGGTGAGCTTCGCGATCCGCTACCTGATGGCGCTGAGCGTGTTCTGGCTGCTGGACGGCACGGGCGTGAGCCAGGTGATGATGATCCTCGGGGCGTTCTTCTCGGGCATGGTGCTGCCGCTGAACGTCTTCCCGGGCGGGTTCGGCGACGTGGCGCGGGCGCTGCCGTGGGCGGCGCAGCTGCAGGTGCCGGCGGACGTGCTGATGGGGGAGACGGCGGTGGCGGGGGCGTTCGCCTTCCAGGCGGTGTGGGCGGTGGTGCTGCTGGCGGCGGGCCGGCTGGTGCAGTCGGCGGCCACGCGCCGGGTGGTGGTGCAGGGTGGCTGAGCGCGGCGGGGTGCGGGAGGGGCTGCGGGCGTACCGGATGATCGCCGGGATGTGGGTGCGGTCCGGCATGACCTACCGGGTGTCGTTCGTGGTCACGCTGCTGGGCAACCTGGTGATGACCGGGCTGGACTTCGTGGGGATCCTGCTGATGTTCTCGCAGGTCGACTCGCTGGCCGGCTGGTCGCTGCCCGAGGTGGCGTTCCTGTACGCGGCGTCGGTGACGTCGTTCGGGCTCGCGCACCTCGCGGCGGGTTCGATGACGCAGCTGGGGTCGCGGATCCGGGACGGTTCCTTCGACGTGCTGCTGGTGCGTCCCGTGCCGGTGCTCGCGCAGGTCGGCGGGGACCGCTTCTCGCTGCGCCGCTTCGGCCGGGTCGCGCAGGGCGGGGTGGTGCTGGGCTGGGCGCTGGTGGCGGCGGACGTCGACTGGACGGTGTCGAAGGCGCTGCTGGTGCCGCTGATGGTGGTGTCCGGCGCGGCGATCTTCATGGCGGTGTTCGTGGCGGGCGCGGCGTTCCAGATCTACGCGCAGGACGCGGCGGAGGTGCAGAACGCGTTCACGTACGGCGGGACGACGATGCTGCAGTACCCACCGGCGGTGTTCGGGAAGGACCTGGTGCGCGGGGTGACGTTCGTGCTGCCGCTCGCCTTCGTCAACTGGGTGCCCGCCGCCCATGTCCTGGGGCGCCCGTACCCGCTGGCGCTGCCGGGGTGGGCGGCGTTCGCGTCGCCGCTGGTGGCGGCGGGGTGCTGCGCGCTGGCGGGTCTGGCGTGGCGGACCGGTCTCAGGTCGTACAGGAGCGTGGGGAGTTGAGCGGGCGGATGGACACGACAGCCGAACCGGACACCGGTGGGGGAGCGGGGGCCTTCATCGAGCTGGACCGGGTCGAGAAGGTCTTCGACGTGCGGAGGCGGAAGGGGCTGCTGCGGCGGGAGCGGCACCAGGTGCGGGCCGTGGACTCGATCTCCTTCACGGTGGCGCGCGGCGAGATGGTCGGCTACATCGGGCCGAACGGCGCCGGGAAGTCGACGACGATCAAGATGCTGACGGGCATCCTCACCCCGAGCGGCGGCCGGCTGCGGGTCGCCGGGATCGACCCGTCGCGGGAGCGGACCCGGCTGGCGCACCGCATCGGGGTGGTGTTCGGGCAGCGCACCACGCTGTGGTGGGACCTCCCGCTGATCGACTCGTACAAGCTGATGCACCGCATGTACCGCATCCCCGACGGCCGGTACCGGGAGAACCTCGCCCGGCTGGTCGAACTGCTGGACCTGGGGGACCTGTTGGAGGTGCCGGTGCGGCAGCTGTCGCTGGGCCAGCGGATGCGCGGGGACATCGCGGCGGCGCTGCTGCACGACCCGGAGGTGCTGTACCTGGACGAGCCGACGATCGGCCTGGACGTCGTCTCCAGGACCCGGGTGCGGGAGTTCCTGCGGCAGGTGAACGCGGAGCGCTCCACGACGATGCTGCTGACGACGCACGACCTCCAGGACATCGAGCAGGTGTGCTCCCGCGTGATGGTCATCGACCACGGCCGGCTGGTGTACGACGGGGCGCTCGCCGGGCTGCACGAGGTGGGGGAGAGCGAGCGGACGCTGGTGGTGGACCTGGAGCGGGAGTGCCCGCCGGTCGAGGTGCCCGGGCCCGCCCGGGTGGTGCGGGTGGACGGGCCCCGCCAGTGGGTGGCGTTCCCGGCGTCACAGTCCGCGGCCGGGCTGGTGGCGCGGATCGCGGAGCGCTACCCGCTGGTCGACCTGTCGGTGCGGGAGCCGGACATCGAGGCGGTCATCGCGAAGATGTACGCGGAGCGGGCCGGGCGGGCGCCGACGCGGTCCTCGTAGCCGTGCGGCGGGGACAACTCGTAGGCTGCTGGGTATGACCGACGACGCACCCGCACCGGACCTCCGTGCCTCCGACGCCGACCGCGAACGGGTCGCCGAAGTCCTCCGGGAGGCCCTCGCGGAGGGCCGTCTGGACATGGAGGAGTTCCAGGAGCGGCTGGACGCCACCTACCAGGCGCGCACCTACGGGGAGCTCGCGCCGATCACCCGTGACCTGCCCGCCTCGGGGGTGACGGTCGCCCCCTCGGTCTTGCCGGCGAAGGACCCGGCGCCGGGCGGCGGTTGGGCGGACCGCATCGTCGGCGGGGACGACCCGGGGACGTCGACCTGGGCGGTCGCCGTGATGAGCGGCTTCCAGCGCAAGGGGCGGTGGACGGCGCCCCGGCGCTTCAACTGCTTCGCCTTCTGGGGCGGCGGCGAGATCGACCTGCGCGAGGCGAACTTCGCGGACCGCGAGATCGTCGTCAACGCCGTCGCGATCATGGGCGGGATCGACGTGATCGTGCCGCCCGGCGTGGAGGTCGTGGTGCGTGGCGTCGGCATCATGGGCGGCTTCGACCACCGCGAGGAGGGCGTGCCGGCCGAGCCGGGCGCCCCGCGCGTGATCGTCACCGGGCTCGCCTTCTGGGGCGGGGTCGGCGTGCAGCGCAAGCTGCCCCGCGCGGAGCGGCAGCGGCTGCGCGAGGAGCGGCGCCGGGAGAAGCTGGAGCGCAAGGAGGAGCGGCGCCGGCAGCACCTGGAGCAGACGGAGCGGCAGCGGCAGGAGCACCTGGACCACGCCGAGCGGCACCGCCGGGAGCTGGAGGAGTCCCGCCGCCTGCACGACCCGCTGAACCTGCACGGCGCGCGGGAGCGGCGCGAGCGGCGGCCGGAGGACGGCTGACACGTCCCGCCCGGTCCGGCGGCGGGTCACAGCCGGGCCGGCGCCCCGCCCTCCAGCGCCTTCAGCTCGAACGCCTCCGCCATGCGCGCGTACCCCTCGTCGCTGGGGTGCAGCCCGTCCCCGGAGTCGTAGCCGGCCCGGAACCGGCGCGGGTCGTACCCGTCGCGCACCGCCTCGTCGAAGTCCACGACCTCGTCGAACACGCCGCCGTCGCGGATCTCCGCGTTGACCCGCTGCCGCACGTCCTCCCCGGACGGGGTGTACGCGCGGTGCCCGCGGTACGGCATGAGCGTCGCCCCGACGACCTTGAGCCCCTGGGCGTGCGCCCGTTCGGTCAGGGCCGTCAGCCCGCCCACGATCCGCTCGGGGTCGGCGGTGCCCGGCGCGCGGAGGATGTCGTTGATGCCGAGCACGACGACCACGACCCGGACATGGGCACGGCCCAGCACGTCCCGGTCGAAGCGGCGCAGCGCGCTGGGGTTGCGCGGCGGCAGCCCGGGCCCGTCGGTGAGCACGCGGTTCCCGCTGAGCCCGGCGTTGACGACGCTGTAGCGGGGGAGGTCGCGGCCGGCCGCGAGGGCCGTGCGCAGCCGGTCCGACAGCACGTCGGGCCAGCGGGCGTCGGCGCCGACGGTGGAGGAGACGCCGTCCGTGAGGGAGTCGCCGAGGACGACGACCGTGCCCTCGGAGTCGTCGCTCAGCACGTCCAGCGCGGTCACGTACCGCCAGACGGTGCTCCGCCCGTCATAGGCCGCCCCGGTGGTGTCGCGGGTGTGCTCCCCCTCGGCGACCCAGGAGATCTGCCGGGCGTGCTCGTGGTACGTCACCGGCCCGGACGGAACGGGGGAGTACGTGCTGATCAGCACGTGCCCGTCGCGCGGGATCCGCACGCGCACGGCGTCGCTGACCACCTGCCCGCCCGCCGGGACGACGACGGACGGGCTCCCGGCGAAGGTGAGGGCGCGCATCGTGTCCGCGAGCGCGGCGGCGGTGTCCGGACCGGCGGAGACGGCGATCGACGCGTGCGTGAGGGTGAGGGGGGCGCGGCCGTGGAGGTTGGACAGCGTGACGCGGGCGCGGGTGCCGCCGGCACTGGTGTGCACGACGTTCCGCACGGACCGGCCGGCGAGACCGACGCTCTCCGTGCCGGGTTCGCCGCCGCCCGGCGCGGTCGCCCAGGCGGTGACCCAGGTACCGGCGGAGGCGGGCGCGACGGGGTCCCCGGGCCGGCCGGCCCCCCGCGCGAGGGCGTCCCGCCCCCGCGCGCCGTCGGCCGACGCCCCGACGAAGATCACGGCCGACACCGAGACGACCGCCGCGACCATCGCGGCGAGCAGCGCCCCGTACCGTCCGGGCCGCCCTTGCCGGGCGAGGGGCTCTGGGGCACGGGGCGGCACCGCCGGGCCCCCGTCACGATGCCGGGTCATGCTGTTCCGTTCTCCTCGGAAGGCGGGAGCCGCGGGCGGGGCTCCGGTCCGACGCACCATGGTGGGCCAGGGCGGGGGAGACCGTGCGCGGGACGCGGCCGACGATCGTCCGGGCGGCCCCGGGGAGCGAACCCGGGCGGGCCTTGGGAGGGTGCTTCCGAGCGGTCCGGGGTGTCCGGTCGGCGCCGGGGGTACCCCTGGGTGGCGTCCCGGGACAATCCCCCCGAGGACAGACGCCGGGAACTCCTGTTCCGTTCCAGGAGTCGGTCAGGAAGGGACAATGCGTGAGGGAATACCGAACGGGTGGAGCGGATGGAACGGACTGAGACGGCGGGCACCGAGGACCGGGACGCCGCCGAGCGGCATGCCGGCGCGGGCGTCGCCACGAACCGCGCGATGACGACGTTCAGCCCCGCGGACGAGGAGAAGCAGCGCGGGGTGCGCCGGATGAAGCTCACCGCGACCGGCCTGCTGGTGTTCGTCGCCCTCGTCTACGTCCTCGCCGAGTGGGCCTCCCACCGGGGCGCCGGCGCCTGGGCGGGGTACGTCGCCGCGGCGGCCGAGGCGGGCATGGTCGGCGCGCTGGCCGACTGGTTCGCCGTCACCGCCCTCTTCCGGCACCCGCTGGGCTTGCCCATCCCGCACACCGCGATCATCCCCACCAAGAAGGACCAGCTGGGCACCGCCCTCGGCGACTTCGTCGGGGAGAACTTCCTCTCCGAGGACGTCGTGCGCAGACGGCTGCGCGCCGTCGGCATCGGCAGCAGGCTCGGCGCCTGGCTCGCCGTCCCCGAGCACGCCGACCGGGTCACCGCCGAGGTGTCGGCGGCCCTGCGCGGCGCGCTGGCGGTGCTGCGCGACTCCGACGTGCAGGCGGTCGTCGGGGAGGCCGTCACCCGCCGCGCCGAGGCCCAGGAGATCGCGCCCGGCATGGGCAAGATGCTGGAGCGGATCGTCACCGACGGCGGCCACAAACGCGCGGTGGACGTGGTGGTCTCCCGCGCCCACGACTGGCTGGTGCTGCACAGCGACGCCGTGATGGACGCCGTGCACGGCGGCGCCCCCGGCTGGACGCCCAAGTTCGTGGACCGCAAGGTCGGCGAGCGCGTCTACAAGGAACTGCTGCGCTTCGTCACCGAGATGCGCGACATGCCCGGCCATCCCGCGCGCGGCGCCCTGGACCGCTTCCTGACGGACTTCGCGACCGACCTCCAGTCCGACACCGACACCCGCGCCCGCGTCGAGCGCCTCAAGGGCGACATCCTGGGCCGCAGCGAGGTGCAGGACCTGATCGCGTCCGCCTGGACGGCCGTACGGGGCATGATCGTGTCGGCTGCGGAGGACGAGCGCAGCGAACTGCGGCTGCGCCTGCGGGCGTCGCTGCTGTCGCTGGGCGCCCGCATGTCGCTCGACTCCAAGCTCCAGGGCAAGGTCGACGGCTGGCTGGAGAGCGCCGCGGTGTACGTGGTGACCACCTACCGCAAGGAGATCACCTCCCTGATCACGGACACGGTGGCGAGCTGGGACGCCGAGCACACGACGAAGAAGATCGAGGCCAACATCGGCCGCGACCTGCAGTTCATCCGCATCAACGGCACGGTGGTCGGCTCCCTGGCGGGCCTGGTGATCTACACCGTCTCGCGGGCGCTGGGCGCGTAAGGGCGCGGGCGGGGCCGTACCGGGCGAGCGGGGGCGGGTGCGCCCCGGGCGTGAAACCGGCGGGCTCGGGGCACAAGGGGTTCACTTCGTCGAGGAGGGAGCCCATGGCGACAGCGCAGCCCGGGACGGGACGCACCATCACGACCGACATCTCCGCGCGTCTGGACCGCCTTCCGTGGTCCCGTTGGCACTGGTCCATCGTGATCGGCCTGGGCACCGTCTGGATCCTGGACGGGATGGAAGTCACCATCGTCGGCAACATCGCCAGCCGGCTGGCGGAGCCCGGCAGCGGCCTGGACATCACGTCCGGCCAGATCACCGGCATCGCCGCGGCGCTCTACGTGGCGGGCGCCTGCACGGGCGCGCTGTTCTGGGGACGGCTGACCGACATCTACGGCCGCAAGAAGCTCTTCCTGATCACCCTGGCCGTGTACCTCGGGGCGACCGCGCTGACCGCGCTGGCCTTCGACACCTGGTGGTTCTTCCTCTTCCGCTTCCTCACCGGCTTCGGCATCGGCGGCGAGTACGCGGCCATCAACTCCGCGATCGACGAGCTGATCCCGGCCCGGTACCGGGGGCGCGTCGACCTGATCATCAACGGCAGCTACTGGCTGGGCGCCGTCGGCGGCGCGCTGCTGTCGATCGTCGCGCTGAACACGTCGGTCTTCCCGGTGAACGTCGGCTGGCGGCTGACCTTCGCCCTGGGCGCCGTCCTGGCCCTGGTGATCCTCCTCGTACGCCGGCACGTCCCCGAGAGTCCACGGTGGCTGCTGATCCACGGCCGGGAGGAGGAGGCCGAACAGATCGTCCGCGGCGCCGAGCAGATGATCGAGGCGGAGCGGGGCGAGCCGCTGCCCCCCGCCGAGGGCGAGATGGTCATCCGCCAGCGCGAACGCACCACCTTCGGCGAGATCGCCCGCACGGTCTTCGCCAAGTACCGCAAGCGGGCGACCCTCGGGTTCGCGCTCTTCGTCGGCCAGGCGTTCCTCTACAACGCCATCACCTTCGGCTACGGCGCGATCCTCACCCAGTTCTTCGACGTCCCCTCCGGCAACACCGGCTACTACTTCGCGGTCATCGCGCTCGGCAACTTCCTGGGCCCGCTGCTGCTGGGCAAGCTGTTCGACACGGTCGGCCGGCGGATCATGATCTCCGGCACGTACGTGCTGTCGGGCGTGCTGCTGTTCGCCACGGCCTGGCTGTTCGACCGCGGCTCGCTGGACGCGACCACGATGACGGCCTGCTGGTCGGTGGTCCTGTTCTTCGCCTCGGCCGGCGCGTCCAGCGCCTACCTCACGGTCTCCGAGATCTTCCCGATGGAGACCCGGGCCATGTCCATCGCCTTCTTCTACGCCGTCGGCACCGCCGCGGGCGGCATCAGCGGCCCGCTGATCTTCGCCGGTCTCACCGAGTCCGGCGTGGTGTCCGACGCGGTCCTGGCCTTCCAGATCGGCGCGGGCCTGATGGTCGCGGCAGGCATCGTGGCGGTGTTCCTCGCGGTGAACGCGGAGCGGCGCTCCCTGGAGGACATCGCCACCCCGCTGTCGGCGGCGAAGCCGCAGGGGGAGCCGGCGAGCAGGTGACACCAGGGCGCGAGGCCCGGGGGGATGACGCTTCCCCCGGACGCCCGGCGCCGGCCACCGCAGGCCGGAGCCGGGCGCCCGCGCGTGTGCGGCAGACGGGCGTCCGCGCGTGCGGCAGGAGGGTTCAGCCCCGCCGGTCGGCCACCGCCCACGAGGCGAGGGCGACCGCGCCGGCCACCCCGAACACGGCGGGCCAGGCGCCGACCTTCTTCGCCAGCGGGTGGGACCCGGCGAAGGCGGCCACGTACGCCGCCGACAGCGCGCCGGCCGCCGGGCCGCCCGCCCGCTCCCGCCACTGCTGGGCGGCGGCGACCCCGGCGGCGGCGAGCACGACCCCGCCGAGCTGCCGCTTACGGGTCCAGCGGGCCACGCCGTACCCGCCGACGAGCCCGCTCGCGGCCACGACCGAACTGGGAACCTTCGCCATGCCTGCTGCCTCCTGCCACTGCGCCCCGCGGGGCGCGGAAAACCACGGACCTTGAGGCTAACGCGCCTGGTGACGCCCCCTGCCACCAGCCCCGGAGCAACCGCCCGCCCAAAACTGAGTCTGGGGTTGTCAACTTTCCTCCCGATGAGTTATATAAGGAATTGACCCGTGGGGCATCGCACAGACGACTTCACAGAAAGGAGTGGACTGTGATGCTCATGCGCACCGACCCCTTCCGCGATCTCGACCGGCTCACGCAGCAGGTCTTCGGTCCGGCCGCCCGCGCGTCGGCGATGCCGATGGACGCCTACCGGGCAGGGGACGACTTCGTCGTTCACTTCGACATCCCCGGCATCGACCCGGAGACCATCGAGCTCGACGTCGAGCGCAACGTCCTGAACGTCCGGGCCGAGCGCCGTTCGTCGGCCCCCGACGACGCGGAGACGGTGGTCGCCGAGCGTCCGACCGGCACCTTCACCCGGCAGCTCTTCCTCGGTGACACCCTGGACACCGAGCGCATCGACGCCACGTACGACGCGGGTGTCCTGACCCTGCGCATCCCGGTGGCCGAAGCGGCCAAGCCGCGCCGCATCCGGATCACGGGCGGCGACAGCCGCAAGCAGCTCGCAGCCTGACACACACCCACCCCTTCCACGCGTCCCGCGGCCTCCCCCTCCGGCCCGCGGGACGCGCCCCCACGCCGTACGCCCGAGGCGGGCGACGGCCCGCCGGACCCACCGGACTACCGGACCGACCGGACTACCGGACCGACCGGACTACCGGACCGACCGGACTACCGGACCGACCGGCCCGCCGGACCGGCCGGCCAGTCGGCCGACCCGACCGACCGGCACCCCGGCCCCGGAGAACCGAACACCGGAGAAGGAGAGGAGCTTCGGATGACCACGCTGACGCCGCAGAGGCCCACGATCCCGCAGCCCGGAGGCGCCACCCCGGCGCCCGGGCAGCGCCCGGCGCAGGACCCCGCCTGGCGCGAACTCGTCGACGCCGTACGGGAGGCCGGGCAGTACCCGACGCGGTCGGAGGCGGAGAGCGTCACCCGCATCGTCCTGTCCGCCCTGGGCGGCCACGTCGTCGGGGACGAGCGCGTCGACCTGGCCCGCGCCCTGCCCGAGGAGGCCGCGCGGGTGGTCGCCTCGCAGATCCCGGCGACCCGCCGGCTCACGGCGGCCGAGTTCGTCGACTCGGTGGCGGCCCGCATCGAGGGCGCGACCCCGGCCACGGCCCGCTGGGACGTCAGCTCCGTCCTCAGCGTGCTGCCCCCGCTGGTCGGCGACGAGCTGGTGACCCGAGTACTGGACCAACTCCCGCCCGGCTACGCCCTGTTGTTCGGCCGGGCGGAGCTGACTCCGGCGGCGTGACGACCGCGCCGTAGCTCCCCTTCCTCACCGATTCCTCACCGACGAGCGCCCCCGCGCCCCGCCCGGCGCGGGGGCGCTCGTCGCGCGCGGGGAGCGTACGCCCATACACTCCGGGCGCTTGGGAGCGTACGGTCGTACGCATGACGACGGACCACTTCGCGGGCGATCCGCGCACGAACCTGGAGCGGATGCGCGCGGGCGACCTGTACATCGCCGACGACCCGGAGATCGGCCGCCGGCTGGAGCGCGCGATGCGGCTCGCCGCCCGCTACCAGGCCACGTACCTGGACGAGCGGGACCAGGCCAGGGCGGTCCTCGCCGAACTCCTCGGCTCCGTCGGCGAGGACGTCGAGATCCGCCCGCCCCTGTACGTCGACTACGGCAGCAACATCAGCATCGGCGCCCGCACGTTCGTCAACTACCACCTCACCGCGCTGGACGTCGCCGCCATCACCATCGGCGAGGACTGCCAGATCGGCCCGAACGTCCAACTGCTCACCCCCACCCACCCGGTGGAGCCGCAGCCCCGCCGCGACAAGCTGGAGGCGGCCCGGCCCATCACCATCGGCGACAACGTCTGGATCGGCGGCGGCGCGATCGTCTGTCCCGGCGTCACCGTCGGCGACAACGCGGTCATCGGCGCCGGAGCGGTGGTCACCAAGGACATCCCGGCGAACGTCGTGGCGGTCGGCAACCCGGCCCGCCCCGTCCGCACGCTCTGACGGCCCGCCACGAGCAGCCCCCATGGCCACCGGACACACCGACCCCGCCGCCGCGAGCGGATCCTCACGGCGGTGCTCGACCTGATCGCCGAGGAGGGCGTCGCCGGCGTCTCCCACCGCAAGACCGCCGCTCGCGCCGGGGTGCCGCTCGGCTCGATGACGTACCACTTCACCGGCATCGACGAGCTGCTGCTGGAGGCGCTCACCGGCTACGCCGACCACGTGGTCGCCGTCTTCGAACGGCACCTCGCCGGCGCCACCACCCCCGAGGAGGCCCGCGAGGCGGTCACCGGCCTCGTCCACACCCTCCCCGAGGGCCCGCGCCGCGACCTGATCCTCGTCCAGGAGCTGTACACGCTGGCGGCCCGCCGGG from Streptomyces sp. DH-12 carries:
- a CDS encoding ABC-2 family transporter protein gives rise to the protein MYLAVAVRGFRRYASYRAATAAGVFTNTVFGLILVYTYLALWDERPDLGGYDQAQAVTYVWLGQCLFAALALQGGGVEAELMERIRTGEIAVDLYRPADLQLWWLAGDLGRAVFQLLGRGVVPFLVGGLFFPTALPSRFDTWAWFAVALALAAVVSFAIRYLMALSVFWLLDGTGVSQVMMILGAFFSGMVLPLNVFPGGFGDVARALPWAAQLQVPADVLMGETAVAGAFAFQAVWAVVLLAAGRLVQSAATRRVVVQGG
- a CDS encoding ABC transporter permease, giving the protein MAERGGVREGLRAYRMIAGMWVRSGMTYRVSFVVTLLGNLVMTGLDFVGILLMFSQVDSLAGWSLPEVAFLYAASVTSFGLAHLAAGSMTQLGSRIRDGSFDVLLVRPVPVLAQVGGDRFSLRRFGRVAQGGVVLGWALVAADVDWTVSKALLVPLMVVSGAAIFMAVFVAGAAFQIYAQDAAEVQNAFTYGGTTMLQYPPAVFGKDLVRGVTFVLPLAFVNWVPAAHVLGRPYPLALPGWAAFASPLVAAGCCALAGLAWRTGLRSYRSVGS
- a CDS encoding ATP-binding cassette domain-containing protein, whose protein sequence is MDTTAEPDTGGGAGAFIELDRVEKVFDVRRRKGLLRRERHQVRAVDSISFTVARGEMVGYIGPNGAGKSTTIKMLTGILTPSGGRLRVAGIDPSRERTRLAHRIGVVFGQRTTLWWDLPLIDSYKLMHRMYRIPDGRYRENLARLVELLDLGDLLEVPVRQLSLGQRMRGDIAAALLHDPEVLYLDEPTIGLDVVSRTRVREFLRQVNAERSTTMLLTTHDLQDIEQVCSRVMVIDHGRLVYDGALAGLHEVGESERTLVVDLERECPPVEVPGPARVVRVDGPRQWVAFPASQSAAGLVARIAERYPLVDLSVREPDIEAVIAKMYAERAGRAPTRSS
- a CDS encoding DUF1707 domain-containing protein, which translates into the protein MTDDAPAPDLRASDADRERVAEVLREALAEGRLDMEEFQERLDATYQARTYGELAPITRDLPASGVTVAPSVLPAKDPAPGGGWADRIVGGDDPGTSTWAVAVMSGFQRKGRWTAPRRFNCFAFWGGGEIDLREANFADREIVVNAVAIMGGIDVIVPPGVEVVVRGVGIMGGFDHREEGVPAEPGAPRVIVTGLAFWGGVGVQRKLPRAERQRLREERRREKLERKEERRRQHLEQTERQRQEHLDHAERHRRELEESRRLHDPLNLHGARERRERRPEDG
- a CDS encoding SGNH/GDSL hydrolase family protein — its product is MVAAVVSVSAVIFVGASADGARGRDALARGAGRPGDPVAPASAGTWVTAWATAPGGGEPGTESVGLAGRSVRNVVHTSAGGTRARVTLSNLHGRAPLTLTHASIAVSAGPDTAAALADTMRALTFAGSPSVVVPAGGQVVSDAVRVRIPRDGHVLISTYSPVPSGPVTYHEHARQISWVAEGEHTRDTTGAAYDGRSTVWRYVTALDVLSDDSEGTVVVLGDSLTDGVSSTVGADARWPDVLSDRLRTALAAGRDLPRYSVVNAGLSGNRVLTDGPGLPPRNPSALRRFDRDVLGRAHVRVVVVVLGINDILRAPGTADPERIVGGLTALTERAHAQGLKVVGATLMPYRGHRAYTPSGEDVRQRVNAEIRDGGVFDEVVDFDEAVRDGYDPRRFRAGYDSGDGLHPSDEGYARMAEAFELKALEGGAPARL
- a CDS encoding DUF445 domain-containing protein translates to MERTETAGTEDRDAAERHAGAGVATNRAMTTFSPADEEKQRGVRRMKLTATGLLVFVALVYVLAEWASHRGAGAWAGYVAAAAEAGMVGALADWFAVTALFRHPLGLPIPHTAIIPTKKDQLGTALGDFVGENFLSEDVVRRRLRAVGIGSRLGAWLAVPEHADRVTAEVSAALRGALAVLRDSDVQAVVGEAVTRRAEAQEIAPGMGKMLERIVTDGGHKRAVDVVVSRAHDWLVLHSDAVMDAVHGGAPGWTPKFVDRKVGERVYKELLRFVTEMRDMPGHPARGALDRFLTDFATDLQSDTDTRARVERLKGDILGRSEVQDLIASAWTAVRGMIVSAAEDERSELRLRLRASLLSLGARMSLDSKLQGKVDGWLESAAVYVVTTYRKEITSLITDTVASWDAEHTTKKIEANIGRDLQFIRINGTVVGSLAGLVIYTVSRALGA
- a CDS encoding MFS transporter: MATAQPGTGRTITTDISARLDRLPWSRWHWSIVIGLGTVWILDGMEVTIVGNIASRLAEPGSGLDITSGQITGIAAALYVAGACTGALFWGRLTDIYGRKKLFLITLAVYLGATALTALAFDTWWFFLFRFLTGFGIGGEYAAINSAIDELIPARYRGRVDLIINGSYWLGAVGGALLSIVALNTSVFPVNVGWRLTFALGAVLALVILLVRRHVPESPRWLLIHGREEEAEQIVRGAEQMIEAERGEPLPPAEGEMVIRQRERTTFGEIARTVFAKYRKRATLGFALFVGQAFLYNAITFGYGAILTQFFDVPSGNTGYYFAVIALGNFLGPLLLGKLFDTVGRRIMISGTYVLSGVLLFATAWLFDRGSLDATTMTACWSVVLFFASAGASSAYLTVSEIFPMETRAMSIAFFYAVGTAAGGISGPLIFAGLTESGVVSDAVLAFQIGAGLMVAAGIVAVFLAVNAERRSLEDIATPLSAAKPQGEPASR
- a CDS encoding Hsp20/alpha crystallin family protein, whose translation is MLMRTDPFRDLDRLTQQVFGPAARASAMPMDAYRAGDDFVVHFDIPGIDPETIELDVERNVLNVRAERRSSAPDDAETVVAERPTGTFTRQLFLGDTLDTERIDATYDAGVLTLRIPVAEAAKPRRIRITGGDSRKQLAA
- a CDS encoding DUF2267 domain-containing protein; this translates as MTTLTPQRPTIPQPGGATPAPGQRPAQDPAWRELVDAVREAGQYPTRSEAESVTRIVLSALGGHVVGDERVDLARALPEEAARVVASQIPATRRLTAAEFVDSVAARIEGATPATARWDVSSVLSVLPPLVGDELVTRVLDQLPPGYALLFGRAELTPAA
- a CDS encoding sugar O-acetyltransferase is translated as MTTDHFAGDPRTNLERMRAGDLYIADDPEIGRRLERAMRLAARYQATYLDERDQARAVLAELLGSVGEDVEIRPPLYVDYGSNISIGARTFVNYHLTALDVAAITIGEDCQIGPNVQLLTPTHPVEPQPRRDKLEAARPITIGDNVWIGGGAIVCPGVTVGDNAVIGAGAVVTKDIPANVVAVGNPARPVRTL